In Streptomyces sp. P3, one DNA window encodes the following:
- a CDS encoding xanthine dehydrogenase family protein molybdopterin-binding subunit, with translation MSRQPQSAVGAPLSRVDGRLKVTGKAEYAADLGQARTAAGEGTPVIDGLVHAVIVDSGIGLGRITDIDTRAAEAQPGVLTVITHRNAPRLPPYDGVWPPGRRLRVFQDDRVRFFGQPVAVVVATTLEAAQHAASLVELSYDAEKPSTELTGADGDEPRTYARGDADSAVEAAAVQLQMTYRMARNHHNAMEPHAVVAHWDGDRLTVREKSQGVRGAAASLAGEFGIPRENVRVISPFVGGAFGNSTRTWPHSVAAALAAREVQRPVKLVLSRRQLFFGVGFRPTYEYRLRLGADRRGRLVATVHDVSAETSQYQTHSEPVLIPGQMLYSTPNVRQTYRTVPLDVSTPTSMRGPGYGSGAYAIESAMDELAHELGIDPIELRLRNEPSADESTGQPFSTRRLRECYDIGAREFGWHRRDPKPRSVRDGDRLIGMGMAAGVYDTARAAAQASVRLDADGRAVIESATSDMGPGTYTSMAQVAADALGLSMRQVTFRLGDSHMPPAPVHASSQTMASVGSAVQDGCDKLRQEAVKLAVEDARSPLHGVDTGDVVVRAGRLHVKDDPTRGETYRQLLARLNRPRLEALGSYTPGERRRHSMYAYAATFAEVAVDARLGAVRVRRMLGVYDAGRIINPKLADSQALGAMVGGIGQALLEHTVTDHRDGRIVNAGLADYLVPVNADVPDLKAVYVDGRDDEADPIGVKGLGEIVIVGVAPAIANAVFNATGRRVRDLPITAEALL, from the coding sequence ATGAGCCGGCAACCGCAGTCGGCCGTCGGAGCGCCGCTGTCCCGGGTCGACGGGCGGTTGAAGGTCACCGGCAAGGCCGAGTACGCCGCCGACCTCGGTCAAGCTCGTACCGCCGCGGGCGAAGGCACCCCCGTCATCGACGGCCTCGTCCACGCCGTCATCGTCGACAGCGGTATCGGGCTCGGCCGCATCACCGATATCGACACGCGCGCTGCCGAAGCCCAGCCCGGCGTCCTGACGGTGATCACCCACCGCAACGCGCCGAGGCTTCCGCCCTACGACGGAGTCTGGCCGCCGGGCCGGCGGCTTCGTGTCTTCCAGGACGACCGCGTCCGGTTCTTCGGTCAGCCCGTCGCGGTCGTCGTGGCCACCACACTGGAGGCCGCACAGCACGCCGCGAGCCTGGTGGAGCTCTCCTACGACGCCGAGAAGCCGTCGACCGAGCTCACCGGAGCCGACGGCGACGAACCCCGCACGTACGCCCGCGGCGACGCGGACAGCGCCGTGGAGGCCGCCGCCGTGCAACTCCAGATGACGTACCGGATGGCCCGCAACCACCACAACGCGATGGAACCGCACGCCGTCGTCGCCCACTGGGACGGCGACCGGCTCACCGTCCGGGAGAAGTCCCAGGGGGTGCGGGGCGCAGCCGCCAGCCTTGCCGGCGAGTTCGGCATCCCGCGGGAGAACGTACGCGTCATCTCCCCGTTCGTCGGCGGTGCCTTCGGCAACTCCACTCGGACCTGGCCGCACTCTGTGGCCGCGGCCCTCGCCGCGCGCGAGGTGCAACGCCCCGTCAAACTCGTCCTGAGCCGACGGCAGTTGTTCTTCGGCGTCGGTTTCCGGCCCACGTACGAGTACCGACTGCGCCTGGGCGCCGACCGGCGCGGGCGCCTGGTGGCGACCGTGCACGACGTCAGCGCCGAGACCTCCCAGTACCAGACGCACAGCGAACCGGTGCTGATTCCCGGGCAGATGCTCTACAGCACGCCCAACGTCCGTCAGACTTACCGCACGGTGCCGCTGGACGTGAGCACACCGACGTCCATGCGTGGCCCCGGCTACGGCAGCGGCGCGTACGCCATCGAGTCGGCCATGGACGAACTCGCCCACGAACTGGGCATCGACCCCATCGAACTGCGCCTGCGCAACGAGCCGTCCGCCGACGAGTCCACCGGGCAGCCGTTCTCCACCCGGCGGCTGCGCGAGTGCTACGACATCGGCGCCCGCGAGTTCGGCTGGCACCGGCGCGACCCCAAGCCCCGCTCCGTCCGTGACGGCGACCGGCTCATCGGCATGGGCATGGCGGCCGGTGTCTACGACACCGCACGCGCCGCGGCGCAGGCTTCGGTCAGGCTCGATGCCGACGGGAGGGCCGTGATCGAGTCCGCGACCAGCGACATGGGTCCCGGCACGTACACCTCCATGGCGCAGGTGGCCGCCGACGCCCTCGGGCTGAGCATGCGCCAGGTGACCTTCCGGCTGGGCGACTCCCACATGCCCCCGGCCCCGGTCCACGCCTCCTCCCAGACCATGGCCAGCGTCGGCTCCGCCGTCCAGGACGGCTGCGACAAGCTGCGGCAGGAGGCCGTCAAGCTCGCCGTCGAGGACGCGCGCTCGCCGCTGCACGGCGTCGACACCGGCGACGTGGTGGTCCGCGCCGGACGGCTGCACGTGAAGGACGACCCCACGCGTGGGGAGACCTACCGGCAGCTCCTCGCCCGCCTCAACCGTCCCCGTCTGGAGGCGCTCGGGTCCTACACGCCGGGGGAGCGGAGGCGGCACTCGATGTACGCCTACGCCGCGACGTTCGCCGAGGTGGCGGTCGACGCCCGGCTCGGTGCGGTACGCGTCAGACGCATGCTCGGGGTGTACGACGCCGGACGGATCATCAACCCCAAGCTCGCCGACAGCCAGGCCCTCGGTGCCATGGTCGGCGGCATCGGCCAGGCCTTGCTGGAACACACGGTCACCGATCACCGCGACGGCCGGATCGTCAATGCCGGCCTCGCCGACTACCTTGTACCGGTGAACGCCGACGTACCCGACCTGAAGGCGGTCTACGTCGACGGCCGGGACGACGAAGCCGACCCGATCGGTGTGAAGGGCCTCGGCGAGATCGTGATCGTCGGCGTGGCGCCCGCCATCGCCAACGCCGTTTTCAACGCCACCGGACGACGCGTCCGCGACCTGCCCATCACCGCCGAAGCCCTGCTCTGA
- a CDS encoding GntR family transcriptional regulator, with translation MVHTSERPPASGKQMLSEQVYDQLREGILRGEFKPGEPLKPQELAGRYGVSLAVVREALVRVVGEGLAERLPNRGFAVPAFSDHRWQEIAEARRTIEPVVLRLAIERGDLDWEARVRAAHHRLARTPLYAPEEGQYLSGAWSEVHRAFHRTLLEGCGNPVLLDTFDRMWTASELGRRWSAHHTPGRDAADEHRRLEEAALARDADTAAAVLTQHLTVTAAVLADPGV, from the coding sequence ATGGTTCACACGTCCGAACGCCCCCCTGCTTCGGGGAAGCAAATGCTGTCCGAGCAGGTCTACGACCAGCTGCGGGAGGGGATCCTGCGCGGCGAGTTCAAGCCCGGCGAGCCACTGAAGCCCCAGGAGCTGGCCGGCCGGTACGGGGTGAGCCTGGCGGTGGTGCGCGAGGCGTTGGTGCGGGTGGTGGGCGAGGGCCTCGCCGAGCGGCTGCCCAACCGCGGCTTCGCCGTCCCCGCCTTCTCCGACCACCGCTGGCAGGAGATCGCCGAGGCCCGCCGCACGATCGAACCCGTCGTGCTGAGGCTGGCGATCGAACGCGGGGACCTCGACTGGGAGGCACGCGTACGCGCAGCCCACCACCGCCTCGCCCGCACCCCTCTGTACGCGCCGGAGGAGGGCCAATACCTCAGCGGCGCCTGGTCCGAGGTCCACCGTGCCTTCCACCGCACCCTGCTGGAGGGATGCGGCAACCCCGTGCTGCTGGACACCTTCGACCGCATGTGGACCGCCAGTGAACTGGGCCGCCGCTGGTCGGCACATCACACACCCGGTCGTGACGCCGCCGACGAACACCGTCGGCTGGAGGAGGCGGCCCTGGCCCGCGACGCCGACACCGCGGCCGCCGTACTGACCCAGCACCTGACGGTGACCGCCGCCGTTCTGGCCGATCCCGGGGTGTAA
- a CDS encoding YbhB/YbcL family Raf kinase inhibitor-like protein, with protein sequence MRKSLRALATLAAAATALVAGLGATAAAGSGSGPAHHSHHDGYGHTKIRRGIPVTAERFRLSSPDVRDGGRIPETAWANGFGCTGGNQPIRLRWKGAPKTARGFAVSMQDLDASTGSGFWHWMAWDIPADTTSLGRGLPAGATSGTNDGGRAGYAGPCPPAGDITHRYLITVYALDTPSLDLPATSTPAVAAFTLSGHVIGYGRITATVRR encoded by the coding sequence GTGAGAAAGTCCCTTCGCGCACTCGCCACACTGGCCGCCGCCGCAACCGCCCTCGTGGCGGGCCTCGGTGCGACGGCGGCCGCCGGGAGCGGGAGCGGCCCCGCTCACCACTCGCACCATGACGGCTACGGCCACACCAAGATCCGCCGCGGGATTCCGGTGACCGCCGAACGGTTCCGGCTCTCCAGCCCGGACGTGCGCGACGGGGGCCGCATCCCCGAGACCGCCTGGGCGAACGGCTTCGGCTGCACCGGCGGCAACCAGCCGATACGGCTGCGGTGGAAGGGGGCGCCCAAGACCGCGCGCGGCTTCGCGGTGTCCATGCAGGACCTGGACGCCTCCACCGGCAGCGGCTTCTGGCACTGGATGGCCTGGGACATCCCGGCGGACACCACCAGCCTGGGCCGCGGACTGCCGGCCGGTGCGACATCCGGCACCAACGACGGCGGGCGCGCAGGCTACGCGGGCCCGTGCCCGCCGGCCGGGGACATCACCCACCGCTACCTGATCACCGTCTACGCCCTGGACACCCCGAGCCTGGATCTGCCGGCCACCAGCACACCGGCCGTGGCCGCCTTCACGCTGAGCGGCCACGTCATCGGCTACGGCCGCATCACGGCCACCGTCCGACGCTGA
- a CDS encoding YbhB/YbcL family Raf kinase inhibitor-like protein has product MSANDPFAKLPDVPGFTVTSTTVDDGGTWPAAQMSGIVGVPGGKDISPQLSWSGAPEGTRSYAVTVYDPDAPTGSGFWHWAVADIPATVTELPEGVGDDTGSGLPEGAFQLPNDARLARFVGAAPPPGHGPHRYFVVVHALDVDHIGVPADGTPAYLGFTMAGHILGRAVLTVTAETPA; this is encoded by the coding sequence ATGAGCGCCAACGACCCCTTCGCCAAGCTCCCCGACGTGCCGGGCTTCACTGTCACCAGCACGACCGTGGACGACGGAGGCACCTGGCCCGCCGCACAGATGTCCGGCATCGTCGGTGTCCCCGGCGGCAAGGACATCTCCCCGCAGCTGTCGTGGAGCGGTGCCCCCGAGGGCACCAGGAGCTACGCCGTCACCGTCTACGACCCGGACGCCCCGACCGGCTCCGGATTCTGGCACTGGGCCGTGGCCGACATCCCCGCCACCGTCACCGAACTGCCCGAGGGCGTCGGCGACGACACCGGCTCGGGCCTGCCCGAGGGTGCTTTCCAACTGCCCAATGACGCACGTCTGGCCCGCTTCGTGGGCGCCGCCCCGCCGCCCGGACACGGCCCGCACCGCTACTTCGTCGTGGTGCACGCCCTCGACGTGGACCACATCGGCGTCCCGGCCGACGGCACCCCCGCCTACCTCGGCTTCACCATGGCGGGCCACATCCTCGGCCGCGCGGTCCTGACCGTCACCGCCGAGACACCCGCCTGA
- a CDS encoding (2Fe-2S)-binding protein, producing MSIEPPESTVAPPEGSPETTSSDPSRRTFIATTTVVGGAVVAGGLIAGPSVFGAERADAAEASPSSRVTLTVNGERRTVTVDNRTSLLDLLREHLDLTGSKKGCNAGACGACTVLVDGRRVNSCLTLAVRLEGAEVTTIEGLAKGERLHPLQQAFIDQDAFQCGYCTPGQIMSGVGCIQEGHTGSPEEIREFMSGNICRCGCYVKIVRAVEQTTRGK from the coding sequence ATGTCCATCGAACCCCCCGAGTCAACAGTGGCTCCACCCGAGGGATCTCCCGAGACAACTTCGTCCGACCCGTCCAGGCGCACGTTCATCGCGACCACCACCGTCGTGGGCGGTGCGGTCGTGGCGGGCGGCCTCATAGCCGGGCCGTCCGTGTTCGGCGCCGAGCGCGCGGACGCCGCCGAGGCGTCGCCCAGCAGTCGCGTCACCCTGACCGTCAACGGCGAGCGCCGCACCGTCACGGTCGACAACCGCACCTCGCTGCTGGACCTGCTGCGTGAGCACCTGGATCTGACCGGCTCGAAGAAGGGCTGCAACGCCGGTGCCTGCGGCGCCTGCACCGTCCTGGTCGACGGTCGCCGGGTCAACTCCTGCCTGACGCTGGCGGTGCGGCTGGAGGGCGCCGAGGTCACCACCATCGAGGGCCTGGCCAAGGGCGAACGGCTGCACCCGCTGCAGCAGGCGTTCATCGACCAGGACGCCTTCCAGTGCGGCTACTGCACCCCGGGACAGATCATGTCCGGCGTCGGCTGCATCCAGGAGGGGCACACCGGCTCGCCGGAGGAGATCAGGGAATTCATGAGCGGCAACATCTGCCGCTGCGGCTGCTACGTGAAGATCGTGCGGGCGGTCGAGCAGACCACGCGCGGGAAATGA
- a CDS encoding xanthine dehydrogenase family protein subunit M, with amino-acid sequence MYPFSYTRATTTRQALDAGRDGGRYIAGGTTLVDLMRETVERPRTLVDISALPLREIVVTQRGGLRIGALVRMSEAAAHRGVRALYPVISEALELSASAQLRNMATIGGNIMQRTRCTYFRDVTAACNKREPGSGCAARDGFNRTHAILGTSDDCVATHPSDVAVAFAALEATVVVVGPDGERSVPFADFLFRPGSTPHREQALRRDELITGVEIPAFPRPLRSGYLKVRDRQSYEFALTSAAVALHLRGGVIREAKVAAGGVGTVPWKLPAVERELIGRRPSDALWTKAAERAADAARPLRHNRFKVELLKRTVERQLRVVGGGK; translated from the coding sequence ATGTACCCCTTCTCCTACACCAGGGCCACCACCACCCGGCAGGCCCTCGACGCCGGCCGTGACGGCGGGCGTTACATCGCCGGCGGCACAACACTCGTCGACCTGATGCGTGAGACCGTCGAACGTCCCCGCACACTGGTCGACATCAGCGCCCTGCCCCTGCGCGAGATCGTGGTCACCCAACGCGGGGGCCTGCGTATCGGCGCCCTGGTGCGGATGTCCGAAGCCGCCGCCCACCGGGGCGTACGCGCCCTGTACCCGGTCATCTCCGAGGCGCTGGAGCTGAGCGCGTCGGCGCAGCTGCGCAACATGGCGACCATCGGCGGCAACATCATGCAGCGCACCCGCTGCACCTACTTCCGTGATGTGACCGCCGCCTGCAACAAGCGGGAGCCGGGCTCCGGTTGTGCGGCGCGCGACGGATTCAACCGCACCCACGCGATCCTCGGAACCTCCGACGACTGTGTGGCCACCCACCCCTCCGACGTCGCCGTGGCCTTCGCCGCACTGGAGGCGACCGTGGTCGTGGTCGGCCCGGACGGAGAGCGCAGCGTGCCCTTCGCCGACTTCCTGTTCAGGCCGGGCAGCACACCACACCGCGAACAAGCCCTGCGTCGGGACGAGTTGATCACCGGCGTCGAGATCCCGGCCTTTCCGCGCCCGCTCAGGTCGGGCTATCTGAAGGTGCGTGACCGGCAGTCGTACGAGTTCGCCCTCACCTCGGCGGCCGTCGCCCTGCACCTCCGCGGCGGGGTGATCCGCGAGGCCAAGGTCGCCGCCGGAGGCGTGGGCACCGTGCCCTGGAAACTGCCCGCCGTCGAGCGAGAGCTGATCGGGCGGCGGCCGTCCGACGCCCTGTGGACCAAGGCCGCCGAGCGAGCGGCGGACGCGGCCCGGCCCCTCCGACACAACCGCTTCAAGGTCGAGTTGCTCAAACGGACCGTCGAGCGCCAACTGCGCGTCGTAGGGGGTGGCAAGTGA
- a CDS encoding xanthine dehydrogenase family protein molybdopterin-binding subunit codes for MSPQPQAAVGAPLSRVDGRLKVTGQAKYAADHVPHGMVHAVVVDSRVARGRITGIDTRAADAQPGVLGVISHLDKPELVYRENQGAWLDPAVGERLHVFQDDKVRFFGQPVAVVVARTLEAAQHAADLVKVSYDAERPSTDLTAPGVPENESLPQQNYARGNPEEALASAEVRVESTYRLARNHHNAMELHATVARWDGERLTVWDKTQWTLGARDELAAVFGIPAQNVRVVSPFVGGAFGNALRTWPHSTLAALAARETGRPVKLVLTREQLYYGVGFRPAYEYRLQVGSTRNGRLAAAVHRVRGETSRYETFGEGVMVPGQMHYATPHVRQAYRTVPLDVNTPTFMRGPGYSTGVFAMESALDELAHELGVDPVELRLRNEPEEDPASGLPFSTRRLRECLRVGAREFGWQRRNPRPRSRRDGDWLIGMGMASGVYDTLRMRSEARVRLDADGTALVQASTSDMGPGTYTSMTQLAADALGLTMRTVRFELGDSTFAPSPPHGGSQTMAGVGSAVQDGCDKLRQEAIKLAVEDERSPLHGVDAADVVVRGGRLHVAADPARGETYRQLLARNGRTHLEVTGTFTPAGDDRFSMYAYSAVFAEVAVDRRLGLVRMRRMLGVYDVGRVISPKLADSQALGGMVGGIGGALLEHTVTDHRDGRIVNANLADYLVPVNADIPDLRAVYLDGADNHADPIGVKGLGEIVAIGVSPAIANAVFNATGRRVRELPITAEALL; via the coding sequence GTGAGCCCGCAGCCACAGGCAGCCGTCGGAGCGCCGCTGTCCCGGGTGGACGGGCGACTGAAGGTGACCGGCCAGGCGAAGTACGCCGCCGACCACGTCCCCCACGGGATGGTGCACGCCGTCGTCGTCGACAGCCGTGTCGCGCGCGGCCGTATCACCGGCATCGACACCCGCGCCGCGGACGCCCAGCCAGGCGTCCTGGGCGTCATCAGCCACCTCGACAAACCCGAGCTGGTCTACCGCGAGAACCAGGGGGCCTGGCTGGACCCGGCCGTCGGCGAACGACTGCACGTCTTCCAGGACGACAAGGTCCGCTTCTTCGGACAGCCTGTCGCCGTGGTCGTCGCCCGCACCCTGGAGGCCGCACAGCACGCCGCGGACCTGGTGAAGGTCTCCTACGACGCGGAGCGGCCCTCGACCGACCTGACGGCACCCGGAGTTCCGGAGAACGAGTCCCTGCCCCAGCAGAACTACGCGCGCGGCAACCCCGAAGAGGCGTTGGCCTCCGCGGAGGTGAGAGTGGAGAGCACCTACCGGCTCGCCCGCAACCACCACAACGCGATGGAGCTGCACGCCACCGTCGCCCGCTGGGACGGCGAGAGGCTCACCGTCTGGGACAAGACCCAGTGGACGCTGGGAGCGCGCGACGAACTCGCCGCCGTGTTCGGTATTCCGGCGCAGAACGTGCGCGTGGTCTCGCCGTTCGTCGGTGGCGCGTTCGGCAACGCGCTGCGTACCTGGCCGCACTCCACCCTCGCGGCCCTCGCCGCCCGCGAGACCGGCCGCCCGGTCAAACTCGTCCTGACCCGCGAGCAGCTGTACTACGGGGTGGGGTTCCGGCCCGCCTACGAGTACCGGCTGCAGGTGGGCAGCACCCGGAACGGACGCCTGGCCGCGGCCGTTCACCGTGTGCGGGGCGAGACGTCGAGGTACGAGACCTTCGGCGAGGGCGTGATGGTGCCGGGGCAGATGCACTACGCCACGCCCCACGTACGCCAGGCGTACCGGACCGTGCCGCTGGACGTGAACACACCGACGTTCATGCGGGGTCCCGGCTACTCCACCGGCGTCTTCGCCATGGAGTCGGCGCTGGACGAACTCGCGCACGAACTCGGCGTCGACCCGGTCGAACTGCGGCTGCGCAACGAACCGGAGGAAGACCCCGCGAGCGGGCTGCCGTTCTCCACCCGGCGGCTGCGGGAGTGTCTGCGGGTCGGCGCCCGCGAGTTCGGCTGGCAACGGCGCAATCCCAGGCCGCGCTCCCGGCGGGACGGCGACTGGCTCATCGGCATGGGCATGGCCAGCGGGGTCTACGACACCCTGCGCATGCGGTCCGAGGCACGCGTCAGGCTGGACGCCGACGGCACCGCCCTGGTGCAGGCGTCGACCAGCGACATGGGTCCCGGCACCTACACCTCCATGACCCAGCTCGCCGCCGACGCCCTCGGCCTGACCATGCGCACCGTCCGCTTCGAACTCGGCGACTCCACCTTCGCCCCGTCCCCGCCGCACGGCGGCTCGCAGACCATGGCCGGGGTCGGCTCCGCGGTCCAGGACGGCTGCGACAAGCTGCGGCAGGAGGCGATCAAGCTCGCCGTCGAGGACGAGCGGTCGCCGCTGCACGGCGTCGACGCGGCCGACGTGGTGGTCCGCGGCGGACGGCTGCACGTGGCCGCCGACCCGGCGCGTGGCGAGACCTACCGGCAGTTGCTGGCCCGCAACGGCCGTACGCACCTGGAGGTGACCGGGACCTTCACCCCGGCCGGGGACGACCGGTTCTCCATGTACGCCTACAGCGCGGTGTTCGCCGAGGTGGCCGTCGACCGGCGGCTGGGCCTGGTGCGGATGCGGCGGATGCTCGGCGTCTACGACGTCGGACGGGTCATCAGCCCCAAGCTCGCCGACAGCCAGGCCCTCGGCGGCATGGTGGGCGGCATCGGCGGGGCGTTGCTGGAGCACACGGTCACCGACCACCGCGACGGCCGGATCGTCAACGCCAACCTCGCCGACTACCTCGTACCCGTCAACGCCGACATCCCCGACCTGCGGGCCGTCTATCTGGACGGGGCGGACAACCACGCCGACCCCATCGGCGTGAAGGGACTCGGCGAGATCGTGGCGATCGGCGTGTCGCCGGCCATCGCCAACGCCGTCTTCAACGCCACCGGGCGCCGCGTCCGCGAACTGCCCATCACCGCCGAAGCCCTGCTCTGA
- a CDS encoding XdhC family protein — translation MLNIADTLYRWCREARPFALATVIQVSGSAPLPPGTSLAVDTDGEAVGSISGGCVEGAVYELCQQVLESGEPPIRASFGYSDDDAFAVGLTCGGELEVLVQRIDPADQPHLTTGLEQVSAGGPVSMAQVIDGPQGLLGRTLSVFGGGSTYDGTLGSQPTDRTVATQVRALLRAGRTGRVEVGGDADTCPEKLTLLVHTHAAPPRMLIFGAVDFAAALSQAGRFLGYRVTVCDARPVFATPERFPYADEVVADWPHRYLERASVDSRTAVCVLTHDAKFDIPLLRVALGLPVGYIGAMGSRRTHEHRLERLREAGVPARHLALLRSPIGLDLGAHTPEETAISITAEIIAHTHNGTGLPLSRVPGPIHGSVPVAQVSSPAELLAV, via the coding sequence ATGCTGAACATCGCGGACACGCTGTACCGCTGGTGCCGCGAGGCCCGCCCCTTCGCCCTCGCCACCGTCATCCAGGTCAGCGGCAGCGCACCCCTGCCACCCGGCACCTCGCTGGCCGTGGACACCGACGGCGAAGCGGTCGGCAGCATCTCCGGAGGATGCGTCGAAGGCGCCGTCTACGAGTTGTGCCAACAGGTCCTGGAGTCGGGCGAACCCCCCATCCGGGCCTCGTTCGGCTACTCCGACGACGACGCCTTCGCCGTAGGCCTGACCTGTGGCGGCGAACTGGAGGTCCTGGTCCAGCGGATCGACCCCGCCGACCAGCCGCACCTCACCACCGGCCTGGAACAGGTGTCGGCCGGTGGGCCCGTCTCCATGGCCCAGGTGATCGACGGGCCGCAGGGCCTTCTCGGCCGCACCCTGTCCGTCTTCGGGGGCGGCAGTACGTACGACGGCACACTGGGCAGCCAGCCGACGGACCGTACGGTCGCCACCCAGGTCCGCGCGCTGCTGCGGGCGGGCCGGACCGGCCGCGTCGAGGTCGGCGGGGATGCCGACACCTGCCCGGAGAAGCTGACGCTCCTGGTCCACACCCACGCGGCGCCGCCCCGCATGCTGATCTTCGGTGCCGTCGACTTCGCCGCCGCCCTCAGCCAGGCCGGCCGCTTCCTCGGCTACCGGGTCACCGTCTGCGACGCCCGCCCCGTCTTCGCCACCCCGGAGCGCTTCCCGTACGCGGACGAGGTCGTCGCCGACTGGCCGCACCGTTACCTGGAGCGTGCGTCCGTGGACTCCCGTACGGCTGTCTGCGTCCTCACCCACGACGCCAAGTTCGACATCCCCCTGCTCCGCGTGGCCCTCGGCCTCCCGGTCGGCTACATCGGCGCGATGGGCTCCCGACGCACCCACGAACACCGCCTGGAACGTCTGCGCGAGGCCGGCGTGCCCGCCAGGCACCTCGCGCTCCTGCGTTCACCGATCGGACTCGACCTCGGCGCCCACACCCCCGAAGAGACGGCGATCTCCATCACCGCTGAGATCATCGCCCACACCCACAACGGCACCGGTCTGCCCCTGTCCCGTGTCCCCGGCCCCATCCACGGTTCCGTCCCCGTGGCCCAGGTGTCGTCACCGGCCGAGCTGCTCGCCGTATGA
- the moaA gene encoding GTP 3',8-cyclase MoaA, producing the protein MRPQTLIDTHGRVATDLRVSLTDRCNLRCTYCMPEEGLQWLAKPDLLTDDEIVRLIGIAVTSLGIEEVRFTGGEPLLRPGLVGIVERVAALEPRPQMSLTTNGIGLKRTATALKAAGLDRVNVSLDTLRPDVFQTLTRRDRHKDVIEGLYAAHDAGLTPVKVNSVLMPGLNDDEAPDLLAWAVEHTYELRFIEQMPLDAQHGWKRDGMITAGDILTSLRTRFALTSEGAEKRGSAPAERWLVDGGPHVVGVIASVTRPFCAACDRTRLTADGQVRTCLFATEETDLRAVLRSGAPDEEIARIWRLAMWGKKAGAGLDDPSFVRPQRPMSAIGG; encoded by the coding sequence ATGAGGCCCCAGACGCTCATCGACACCCACGGCCGGGTGGCCACCGACCTGAGGGTCTCGCTGACCGACCGCTGCAACCTGCGGTGCACGTACTGCATGCCCGAGGAGGGCCTGCAGTGGCTGGCCAAGCCCGACCTGCTCACGGACGACGAGATCGTCCGCCTGATAGGCATCGCCGTCACCTCCCTCGGCATCGAGGAGGTCCGCTTCACCGGCGGCGAACCCCTGCTCCGCCCCGGCCTGGTCGGCATAGTGGAGCGGGTCGCGGCCCTTGAGCCACGCCCCCAGATGTCGCTGACGACGAACGGCATCGGCCTCAAGCGCACGGCGACGGCGCTGAAGGCGGCGGGACTGGACCGGGTCAATGTCTCCCTGGACACCCTGCGCCCGGACGTCTTCCAGACCCTCACCCGCCGCGACCGTCACAAGGACGTCATCGAGGGCCTGTACGCCGCCCACGACGCCGGCCTGACCCCGGTGAAGGTCAACTCGGTCCTGATGCCGGGCCTGAACGACGACGAGGCCCCGGACCTGCTTGCCTGGGCGGTGGAGCACACTTACGAACTGCGCTTCATCGAGCAGATGCCCCTGGACGCCCAGCACGGCTGGAAGCGCGACGGCATGATCACCGCCGGCGACATCCTGACCTCCCTGCGCACCCGCTTCGCCCTGACCTCCGAGGGTGCGGAGAAGCGTGGCTCGGCCCCCGCCGAGCGCTGGCTGGTCGACGGCGGCCCGCACGTGGTCGGGGTCATCGCCTCGGTGACCCGCCCGTTCTGCGCGGCCTGCGACCGCACCCGTCTGACAGCCGACGGCCAGGTCCGCACCTGCCTGTTCGCCACGGAGGAGACGGACCTGCGCGCGGTCCTGCGCTCGGGCGCCCCGGACGAGGAGATCGCCCGCATCTGGCGCCTGGCGATGTGGGGCAAGAAAGCGGGCGCGGGTCTGGACGATCCTTCGTTCGTGCGGCCGCAGAGGCCGATGTCGGCGATCGGGGGCTGA